Below is a genomic region from Kogia breviceps isolate mKogBre1 chromosome 16, mKogBre1 haplotype 1, whole genome shotgun sequence.
gggtaagctgggacaaagtgagagagtggcatggatatatatacactaccaaacgtaaaatagctagctagtgggaagcagccgcatagcacagggagatcagctagatggtttgtgaccacctagaggggtgggagggagggagatgcaagagggaagagatatggggacatctgtatatgtataactgattcactttgttataaagcagaaactgagacaccattgtaaagcaattatactctaataaagatgtttaaaaaaaaaaaaaagagactatgTCACCTAAGAGATAAACTTAAAGGAGAAAGACATTTAAAAGGGTACTGGGACCCCAACAAAAAGAATCTTAGTGGGGTGAAATCAGATGCCCACGACTAAGTACTGGTTGAAGTCCTAAGTATTGGTTGAAGTCCTAAGTGGTCACTCGGGAAAAAGGATAATCTTTGAGTATTGTAGTTGgagattccaggcagaggaatctAAAGAGCCTTCTTTAAATATCAAAGTCCCAAGAATGCCAGTTGCAGATTGTCACAGTAGTGGCCATGTAAACCTGAGTCTTCTCCAGTCCTTTTAATACTGGTCCAGCCTTGGAAGATCAGACACTGCAGCGAGCAGACTGCATGAGGAAGCAGTAGAGGGAGataggaaaacaaaagagaatccaAACACTGCAAGCCTCTCAGCCTGAAACAGTTTCAACAGTGAGGATAAGCTTCAAATAAGGTAAGACTATGGAGTTGTGAGACTATGCATGGTGTGGAGGTTCTGAATAGTTAAGTGACACTTCTTGTGCCCAAAGGTGACCAGagaatgtttttgcttttttaagaatGATTGGAAAAGCTATGAGGCCCACCCTAAGGTGGAGAAGAAATTGTCCATTGAATAGACTTGAAGGTAagcagtaagaaaaaataaagctttctATTCAACCTATAAAGTTGTTTCCATTCAGTAAAAGATTACATTTggtaaataaaattaacttatgTTGACATAGATTGAAAAAGGTTAGGAAGTACATGATTAGATCACATGTGAATTTAAACTATAGCCCTCTTTACAACTGCGAAGTTTGATGTCAATCAAACCTTCAAACTCCTGAGCAAACTTCACCTGTTCCATGGAGAAGTCATCCTGACCCGACTATAAGGACTGATAGAAATGGTGTGTAGAAAACTCTAGGCACATACTAAGCCCTTAACAAATGATCACTCTTCTTATCATGCCCTTCTGTGCCATTacagctgagagagaccacctcACATTTGATCATAAGGTATTTCCCATTGGGtgtctttttttctcctgctaATATCAAAGTTCATCAGAATGCCGGTTAGAACTTTGTATCTAGAATTTTTCAATAATAATTGATGACTGATCAATAAGTAGAAACAGAAGACTTAGGACATCACAACACTTTGGGGTAGGCAAAGGAAAACCAATAAACAACACTGAAACGGCACGTTTTGTTAGCCAACTTCTCACTTTTTCTAATCTCAAATTTATTATCAATCAAATGTCTCTTTATTTTATGACCTGGAGTCTCTTACCATTAGACATAAGGcctttaaagattattttattttgtggtatcaGACTTTTGGAATAAGACTATCTTCTCTGGAATGGCATTCAAGCGCAATGAGAGCCATATGACTTAACTGAATAATAACACTTCTGCATGTGTAAAGTTGCCTCTAAGCAGTATAAGAATATTCTGCACAAAGCAAGGAAAATAGTTGGTGAAGAAGTAGACAGAAGCGATGGGTATGTTCTCTTTGGATTTAAATGTAATTCTACAGGTAGACTTTTGAATTCAACATTTTGGAAAAGTTCTCTTGTTTTTCAATTACTTAATTTAGTCATGTAATCTCTGTACTAAAGATGTTTGAaactggattttttattttttttcatgcatTTTTCATACCTGTATTTTGTGATCATTTACAATATtatgcagaagaaaaagaatattttcttttctaatatatatacacagaattCACTGTTGAAACATTGTTAAAAATGGTTATAGAACAAATGTACATGCTCTTTGGATATATTTACCTTCTTAATCTAGTCACTAAGTGCCTACTATAAGCACCATGAAGGTAGGATTTGGGTctgttttatcattattttataaaaacttaaCTTTCTTCTATTATTCCATAAGTTATGGCCCTCTACCATGCAAACTATTCATTACAAATGAAGCATTAACCTCAAAGATAGATGGTAAACTAAAATGAACTGTTTTCTTGATGAGAGAAGACATCATCCTTTTCTCAtctaataacttttccaaattctggacaaaatatAAGGAGAAGCAAAAATGAGTTTTCATTATTGTATATAAATCTGAATGActagccaaaaataatttttaaaagtaataaaagaactGGAAATTTTAGCCCCCAGTTTTCCTTTGAATGTTGATATTGCTGACTTAACAGTAGCATAGGATAGATGATTAAATATTTCATCATGATAATGATTAAATACTGATGATTTAAAAGCAATTTAGGAAGAGTtacatgaaattatttttgaacTATCACAATTTCAAATTAATACACTTATGTAAAAGATGAGTtgcattttaagttttattacagAAAATCTCAGGCAACCAATTAAGGATATAatcttttttagaaatttaaaattaaagcttTGAGAACTAGATAAACGAGAAAATGccaatttattattttgatttttaaaataactgaattgTATGGTAAAAGGATATGACAAAGGTGTTctccaaagtgtgtgtgtgtgtgtgtgggggggtagtTCTTAGAATATATGAGTTGTTTTGTACTGTTAACTTTAGTTTGAACATATAAaacttatattctttttcatatcacAAAAACTGAAGTAAATATGTTCCATCCCTCAAAATGACTATTTGTGTTTTAGAGATAAAGGGAATTTTGCACCCTAATTTATTGCTTATTTCTCTACAATAACCCCATTCAGGGAAATGAAGGGCACATTTGTTTTACTGATACCATCTAAGCACATTATAAGGGGCAAGATGACTGCAGAAAATCTATACTTAAACTATTGGAATGTAACAGGACTGAGAAACCCTTACAGAACACACAGAGGTCAGATCTGACACTCCAGCTTGACCTCATTGGGATCTAGAATAAGAGCATTTAGTGATTTTTAAGACATTAATAGAGCAGGGTTATGGGAAAGCTACTCTATAtttgacatttcatttttttgtgtgcatGTAAGTGAATTGAATGTATGACTGTTCTAAACGAAATACAAATAAGTTAAATTTACCCAATTATAGAATAGatacaattaaaaaatgcaaacccCAGTGATAATTTAGAGAACTGCAAACTCAAACATGGAAAACAAAATTGTGCAGCAAGATAGAAATGGTGAATAAGATGACTAAACCGTATTGCCATTACTTCTTtgcacatgtatttttaaagcaaGGAAAGTAGGAAATTTAATCAGTGTGACATAATTTGGATCATTTTATGGTCAGTactatgagaatttttttttatctgttccaagctacatttgtttattttcttttctaatatatatatacacagaattCACTGTTAAAACGTTGTTAAAAAAGGTTATAGAACAAATGTACATGCCCTTTGGATATATTTACCTTCTTAATCTAGTCACTAAGTGCCTACTATAAGCACCATGAAGGTAGGATTTGGGTCTGTTTTAACATTATCTtataaaaacttaattttctcCCATTATTCCCTAAGTTATGGCCCTCTACCATGCAAACTATTCATTACAAATGAAGCATTAACCTCAAAGATAGATAGTAAACTAAAATGAACTGTTTTCTTGATGAGAGAAGACATCATCCTTTTCTCAtctaataacttttccaaattctggacaaaatataaagagaagcCAAAATGAGTTTTCATTATGGTATATAACTCTGAATATGActagccaaaaatattttttaaaagtaataaaagaactGGAAATTTTAGCCCCAAGTCTTCCTTTGAATGTTGATATTGCTGACTTAAAAGCAGTGTAGGATagatgattaaatatttaaacatgatAATGATTAAATACTGATGATTTAAAAGCAATTTAGGAAGAGTtacatgaaattattttgaactatCACAATTTCAAATTAATACACTTATGTAATCTTGTACTACCTTTATCAGCATCGAGATTCTCAGATTAAGGACTTTCATTTCTGCCAAtgatggacttaaaaaaaaaaatcagacctaCCCTCTAAACTGTGAACTAGAAAAGCTgagtaaaaatacaaaaaggatCTTTTTGATGGCATCTTGAAAGGACAAGATCCTGAAAAGAAGGTGCAGAGAAGTCTGCCCATGTTCAACTCTGTTTTTCCCCTTGACTCATTTGCCAATTTGGAAGCTGTTCCAGAGGCTGAGAAGTCACTCAGAAAGTGGGAAGTAAGAAGCAGGGAAACCAAGAAGAGCTTTTCAGGAGTCCCATggctctgagaaaataaaaattggactTCAGGGGCAACTAGGGAAGAAGAGCCTTTGAATACACCTCAGGATTTTAGTTGGGACAGAGAAAGGGCCACCCTAGGAgtaagaatgaacctgaaatagaCTAGACTTAACAGACTGAAAATCATATAGGTTAAGGTGTTCTGCTCTGACCCTAGTTTCCTAACAGAAGGAAAAGTTAAATCCTTATGGAAGTAAAAAACAGCACTCAgagtttaatatttttcataaacaAAGACAGTATTCCATTAAGAATTTCTGGGCATACCAGGAAACAGGAATAAGAAAAAGGCAACAGAAACAAGATCCACAGATGACCTAAATATTGGAGTTATTAGGCACAGACTTCAGAATTTCATTAGAGAACCAGAATCTATAAAGAAGAATCAAACACAAACtctagagctgaaaaatacaattcaacaaactgaaaatttaattaaaaattatattcatactaaaataaaataaataaaaattaaaaacttatttataataaaagacatgaaatacttaggaataaatttatatGCTTTTACAAAGAcaattaaagaccaaaataaataaagagatgaaGAGATATGCCATGACCATAGACTGGAAAattcaatattcttaaaatgtcaATTCCTCCCAAACTGATCAATATATTCAACAGAATTCCAaccaaaatcccagcaggcttttttagaaactgaaatgccaattctaaaatttatattaaaatgcaaaaaactTAGAATGGCCAAGACGGTATTGAGAAAAAATAAGTTGGATAAGTTAGCATATGGATATACATATACTTatcaatggaactgaatagagaTTCAGAAAATCAGCTGATTTTCGACCAAGGTGCAAAGGCAATCCAGCGGAGGAAAGGAGaatctttttaacaaatgctGCTGGAATAACTGAATTCttactttgaaaaataacagTATCAACTCCTATTGTTCTACCACACAGAAAAATTAACCTTCACTGGATCATAAGCCTAAATATAATATACtgtgaatattaaaaagataataagaggAGTTTATTTACAGCTTTATGCTAGGGAACTTTAACATTTGGACAATATgtacaaattccttgaaaaatacaatgtacaaaaacttttcttcaaaagacattattgagaaaatgaaagcccacaaactgggagaaaaatagTCACAACACACATTTTGACGAAAAAACACGTATAcaggggaaggggaaatggagagGTATtattcaaagggtacaaagttggCTAGACAAAAATCACTAAGTCTtagagatctactgtacagcatagtCCCTACATAACAAAGCTCATTGTATAAACATTTGCTAAGAGGGTACAActtatgttaagtgtttttatcgcaaaataataaataatgaaggCAAGAGGAAAcgtttggaggtgatggatatgtttatgacATATGTCGTGGTGACAGTTTTGTGGGTGTATACTTaactccaaactcatcaagttgtatacgtAAATATGTACGGCTTTtgtttgtcaatcatacctcaataaagaaaaatggtGTGTACTTAGTATGTAAATAACTCCTATAACTCAAttataaggaaacaaaatttttttaatgggcaaaagttCTGAACATActtcacaaaaatgaaatatCACTATATACCCAACTCAAATGGCTAAAACTAAAGACAGACAATACCAACTGTTGCCATCTGACAGAAAGACCAATCATCCTTTTAAACTAGAGGAAAGCCAATTAAAAACGCAGATGCAAGGAGACTAGATGGTGAGAAGATGAGAGAATTCTTGGCTAAACTCACAATTCTTTTTCCAATAAAGGATGAGGCAAAGTCATTGGTTGAGGAGGAAATTGGTGATCCCAAGAGGGAAGACAAAGAATGCAATAACTGGTTTAAAGAGACCAAAATGACTACAGAGAAGAGTAGGATGACTGGACTGTGGGAGAGACCATCTGGGTGAGAGCACGTTAGTCCACCCAGTTGTTAAGCTGCTGGGTGTAAGcacagaaaagataaatgcatGAGTTCATTTATGATCCGGGTTTTGCCAGGCAAATAGTAGAACTCAGGGACAAAGAATTGCGGGGATTTGCAAGGAAGTGACTTTTAATATCACTATTTGTGAATATATACaaatagaaataagtaaataaataattcttcACACTATGACGCACTAATCTAGTGTAAGTTACTAGTATAATGGTGGCAAAACTAAGCACTCCGTCAATTTAAGGTTGGTCCTATATGAGGTACAGGGAAGACAGGAATGTACAGAAAGTTAAAATAAGCAGCTAAATGCAATATATCCAAACCTGAGCCATCTGATGATGAACTTATTCCTTATTCTACACATTCAGTTTGACGTCTAAAATCTATACTTCCTCACCATCTTCCTAATCAGCCTTTCCACATCTATTACAGCTTTAGCTCTGACCTTTTCTTTCACGTGTTTCCTAATATCTTCCATCACTTCTCATGTCATCTTGCCTCCTTCTCACACTTTTTGTGATCAGTCTTCAATGATCCTTCGATattgcccactttttaaaaaacacttgttTGGTTTTTCACATAAACATAATACAATGGCACTACTCAACCGGCAGTAGCTTTCTTTACAACACCTACTACCAAAACCATCAAAAAGTTTTATCCAAAAACCGTAAAATGCTCTTATTTGCCTACGCCAATCTAACTTTCTTGTATTCCCCAGTCCCCCTCTATTCCACTCGCTCTGGCTTGCACAAGTCCTTAGTTTTTATGTAGGCCGCAGACTGGACAAAACTCTTAAGTACAAAGATAAAAGTCTCTACCAAAGCTGAAGAAATTTCTTGGGAGACTTGAGTATCTTGCAGCTGACACTTTTAGAATTAGTCTAAAATTAAAACTGGGTGGGTAGTTTcacacagattttatttttccaaccTACTTGGTGGTTTCCATGCtgcatctaaaaacaaaacagccaGTGCACTCTCACGAGTTTACTACGGTCCGCCTATTAAAAGTGGTTTGCCTCTATGTTGGGAAAAGGGGCAGAATTTTCCTTTCAAACGCTTTGCACAAGCGGCCTTCctttaaaatttgagaaagaCCAAGATCACACCATAAAACACAGAACATAAAATGTTTCTGACAAAAACCGAAAAATAAAGCTAATTAACTCCTTAAATTCTTGAGAAGCGCTGCTAAAAAGCCAAAAGACAAGCTTCTTTACATAATTAAAAAGCGTCTTTAGGTTCCGCACGAGCAGTGTAtttgcctgccttcccttttcctAGTGACACCCCTACCGCCTCAGGACTGATGCTTAAAGACACAGTGGATGGATCGAGCCGGTTCAGGAAGAGGAAGACTGGGTCCATCCCAGCACAGGAACCGCGCCCAGCAGGCATCTGGATAGCTTAGTACTCAAGAGGGAAAATACAGCTCGAGTTTTTACCTCATATACCATTAACTTTCCACAGAGATTTCCAGAAACCTGATTCACAGCCAGAAACCCAAACCCTGTGGGcgggaagagggaaaaaaaaaaaaaaaacaacacacaaaaacaacCTACTACGCCACCACTCTATCGCCTTGCAGGGCCAGCAAACGTGCAGAGACGTACGCGCCACTGGCGCCTACGTCCTCACAATGCGCAAGCGCACGGCGAGGCCCCGCCCTCCGCGCCTCCGGCGAGGCGCGCGCACCAGAAACCAGCCCCCGCTGGCGCCGCCCGGGGCTTCCGCCCCGAGACCCGAAGGTCGTCGTTCGGTTCCGGTTATAGCCCCGCCCTCACGCGGGAACCCTCTAGAAGTCTTAATATCCGGGACCATAGGCTGGCGCCAGCGCGCATTTCCGGCGACGGACGCGAAGGAAAGGATCCGGTGACGCCTCTTCCCGTCTCACTTGCCGCCCAGGCTCCGGCTCTCGGTGCGGCAGCGCCATCTGGTGCCGAGTCCTTCGCTGCCCGCAGGGGGGGCGCGCGCCTTTCTTTCGGAACCTTCCAGAGAAAACGGGGCCCGGGTTTTCGTCTCTCCCGCCCTGGGGAAGGAGAGCCCGAGTCTCCGCCCTGCCGAGTTCCCGCGTTGGAGGTACTTTGCAGGACTTTGAAGCGGAAGCTCCGTGTATGTGTTCGCTATAAATAGGCAAGACGGAGAGGAAactgatttctttctcttgttttaagtccagaaaaacacaaaacgttttttgtttgtttcctcatGCCTTGTTCCTGAGGTCCTCTCAGGCATCCCCTCAGCTATGAATTCCCTAATCTGTCGACACATGGGTCCACCATTTCTCTCTTGGATGGGAAGATGGCACAGGCTCTGGTCTCTGCTAgaagagcttttgtttcctttcgcTTATTAAAAGCAGTGTTGTAAAAAAACATGCAGCGTATGTGTTTGGAGCCAGTAACGGAGCGGGGAATTTAGTGGATACTTTGTTATAAAACCAGGCTAAAATTTAGCAAAGGTAGCCTCAGGGACACTCAGGATGAATATAGATTTAGTTGCGTGGCATATTTCTATTACACGAAGCAGAGAAGGAAAGTCATTAATCCCAAGTCAGAAAAGTCAACGTAAATTCTCCCTGGATGATGAATTTTTGCTGGAAAGCCTCGGTTTTCCTGGAAGGCTGAAGCCCTGAGGATATTAGGTAGCTAGCATTGGATTGTTCTTAACTGCTTTACTGGGGTGATGCTTTAACTGAGTATCAGAGTACTAGTGAAAGTTAATGAAGTAAGTTTCCTTTAGACTTCAGCGCCTACTGACTTGACTGCTGCACTGCGCGTTTCTCCTACAGCGGTTGTTCTCAAACATGAGCACGCATCAGGCGTCCCTGGAAAACTTAGTAAAACAGATTGGGCTTAGcccaaagtttttaatttggaaGGTCAGTGGGTAGAGGTGTATAATTATAGCTATGGTAAGCTCTCTGCTGATGCTTAGGTTGTTGGTACTAGGATCACACGTGCAATAATTTTAGAGTTCAGGATTGCTTTGTCAATAATGCTCTTGCGGTTGGTTACTAATGATAGGGAAGCTGGAGAAATCCATTGTTGGGAAGTTATAAATCAAGGATTAAAACCAGATAGTTCTACAAAAATGAATATTCACACATTAAAGCGACTACTACACATAAACGTGTTCTGTATATTATCATGTGATAGAGGGTGCTGTGACACCAGGTATACTaactatttcaattattttgctgTAATTTCTGTCCTTCACATTAGCTGTTAAAAGGCAGTAAAAGGGAAATGACTAGACTTAAGGACAGAATTGTTATAATCTAacattctcattttgctttttggTAGACAGCAGACTTTTCCGAAGTCATTTTGCATCTCCCCAGATTCCTTTGTTTCTCCAAATCCTCTACTAACCGCACTCCACCTACACCGTGCCATTTACAAATGTACGCagtgttttcatttgaaaaaatagtcatctcatctgtaaaaatggctTACTTAATCTTTTCTTCAGGCCTTTTATCTTAGGTTAATTCTGTCAAATCCTGACTATGGCACTGTAATTATTGACAGTGAAAAAAGTGCACTGCACACTAGAAGTTTTATCCTTGCACCTAATTGAAGTACAGATATTTTGGGATAGGTTTGGTATGTTCATAACTGAAATTATTcctaaaactgatttaaaaaagtTTAGAATGTTTGCTTTGATGTAACTGAccttattataaaaaaataagtgatatACCCTCGATTTGTAAATTAATATATCTAAAGGTCAATGAAGACAGCTGAAATGCTGCTTTTGCaataattcagtaaagtttctaCGAGTGAAAAGCAATTTTGATAATGTCATTGAAGTGAGTAAAGGAATGAATTCATTGTGAACTTTGAGGAATGAATCCATGTTCTctaaaatttaagtaatttatgACAAAATTACATCAGATCAATGAGATGGTACCTtatatgattttataaaattagatattaatcaatttctgtatattttacgTTCATCCACTAGATTATTCATTTCTAGCTCTGTGTCAGACACTGGGTTCCCTAAATCGGTTGTGTTCTAAAGCGGATTCATGGGCTTTGAGAGTCCTTAAGGAAGAATGCAAAGCTCATTGTTTGCACTTATATACGAATGAGCCCAATTTTGTAGACCAATTATTGCTAACAACTAAAGCCTTCTTAGAAGTAACCTACTGAATGAGTTCTTCAGCCTTACTAGATTTGATAATCATAGACTAAAATTATTGCATTACCACAAATAACTGAGGATTCTAATTCAGTACTCTATTGAGCTCTGTGGTTCCACCAACTCCTGGCAAACTCTTGCTGTATATGAACACATGCAGGTGGTTGGAATTCCCATAATGCTCAAGGTTACTTTCCTGCCAGTGTATCATCAGCATTATATTTGATATGTTAACTATTCTTAATTATTGCTGTTCTTccacattatcttttaaaaattatgtgaggTCTTATATTTATGAGTTGTTTTATACTTTTGTAATTTCCAGTTATCATTTGGCTGCAATTTTCTACTTCTCAGTTTTTCAAAGTTGTTATTATTCCGTTCACTggacttcagtttttttcttttcccttctaacatgaatgaatctccaTTAGAAAAAAATGGTTGAGAACACCTAAAACCATGATAGTGCCCTAAGAATCTGAGTACTTTGTATCTGAGTAATTATAAACAGTTTAAACCAAGGAAAGAAAGGCATAtgctctgtgtttcattttaaatgaaacttGTTACAGATCCCTTCGTGATGAATGGAGGTGTGATGTAAAACACTACTCATTAGAAATGCTACCTGTTTTATTTGGGGGAGCATTATTAAACAACCCTACTTTGTTGACTAAATGTAGTTAGTAatttatgatatttatttattatggctATTAACATCACCACTTATCTTGGCTAATTTTGTCATTAAGCATTATGTGAGATGATGTAGTTTACTTTCAATCAAGGATTGGTGGAGTTTGATACAGTAATTAGATTAGAACTCCAGTCTCAGATTTGCTTTCTAATGTATTTTCTATTCATTAATTTTGGGTTCCATTTGCTTACTTTTTAACCTTCCCTCCTATTTTCTAAAAACGTAATTTGTAAATGGACATGTAGTGAACATCTGTGGAAAGGAGTATTTCTCTGAGGagaaatttcaaaataagttGATTCAGCTCTTATAGTGTCTTAACTGTtatagacatcttttttttttttttttttttttttttttttttttttttttggccacgtggcttgtgagatcttagttccccaaccagggattgaaactgagcCCTGGCAGTGAAcatgccaaatcctaaccactggaccaccagggaattccctagacatCTTTTTATCAGTGTTATTTTTGCTACAATCAATGGACTTATTAATACTTTTCGTTTTAGCCTAACAATACTGGTATTCACATTTTGACTTGGTTTTGGGatcaatttttctgttttttgtacaCTGGCAATATATAATCTTTTTGTTGGTCACTGGCAGTTGAATCTCTATAGCCTTAATACTGCCTTTTATGGTGTTGGAGATACTGTTCTCAGACTTTCTAATATGTTGGCTTGTTATGCTTTAAATCTCATTCAAACTGCCTGTCATTTCTTTTAAGTTATTCTTTGGACGTAAGTTTGAATTAATCCGCTGTACTCATTTTAATGGCTCTTCTCCCAAGTGGTGAGCCACATTTATTATTGTGTTGTtaaaatagtatcatttcatgtttgtaacctatttatttatttatttaaatatatatttttaaaatttatttatttttggccacattgggtcttcgttgctgtgtgcgggctttctctagttgcagtgagcaggggctacccttcattgcggtgtgtgggcttctcattgcggtggtttctcttgtagcagagcacgcgctctaggcacgcaggcttcagtagttgtagtacacaggctcagtagttgtggctcgtgggctctagagctcaggctcaatagttgtggcgtacgggcttagttgttccgtggcatgtaggatctatccggaccagggatcaaacttgtgtcccctgcattggcaagcagattctcaaccactgtgcttctagggaagccctgcagtcaaTTTAAATAGACTAACACACTGCATGTGTTCCAGTAATAATTGATATAATTTGATATATGGATGAATTAAATTAACTCCTAAACTGGTAAGAGTACTGATTCAGACCATAATTGTTTTTGGTAGTAGTACCTTTAAAACTCTTTACATTTGATATAGATCAAATATTTTAGTATCTAAGCTTATCATACTAGTTGAGCAATgccaattatttaattaatttatttattttttaacatccttattggagtataattgctttacaatgttgtgttagttgctgctgtataacaaagtgaatcagctatatgtatacatatatccccatatctcctccctgttgcatctccctcccaccctccctgtcccacccctttaggtg
It encodes:
- the LOC136792838 gene encoding uncharacterized protein, with product MKDEAKSLVEEEIGDPKREDKECNNWFKETKMTTEKRPANVQRRTRHWRLRPHNAQAHGEAPPSAPPARRAHQKPAPAGAARGFRPETRRSSFGSGYSPALTREPSRSLNIRDHRLAPARISGDGREGKDPVTPLPVSLAAQAPALGAAAPSGAESFAARRGGARLSFGTFQRKRGPGFRLSRPGEGEPESPPCRVPALEGHREKTTICEPGREPSRRTIFAGALILDFPASRTRQQARHNVFQQHSDHSQN